TTTTTCTATACTATACTCATCTTTTCTAGTTTTAACTTTTGCAAATACATCCACAAAATGATTGTAATTATTATAAATTTCTGTAAGTTTATCTGCCAATGATTCTGCTGTATTTTTAAAAATAAGCTCATCTGGCAAAATTTGAGCACAAATTCCAGTTTTAGTTGAGATAAGAAGCGGAGAATAATAAATACCATCAATAGCTGTTAGTCCATATGGCTCAAATACTGAAGCAATAATCTGAATATCACAACTAGCCAAATAATCTTGTAAATTATCCACAAACCCAACAATGCTAACTTTATTTTCTAAGCCCAAATCACTAATCTGTTTTTCAAGCTCTGCTCTTTGTTCGCCTTGTCCAAAAATGCTAAATTTAAAATCAAAATCCAAAAGCGAAACAGCCTTTATGATGGTTTGCATACCTTTAACAGGATCAAGTCTTGCCGCAGAAACTATATGAAAAGTATCTAATTTTAGCATAGGATTTGTCTTTTTTTCATACATACCGTTTTTGATAATTATAGAATTTTCTTTTAGTATCTCTTTCGTATCCTCAAGTATCGCCACACAAAGATCAGCTTTTTCGTATCTTTTTTTTGCTTTTAGTGTATGTTTTGTGGCGATGATAGGTATTTTTTTAGACATAAAAAGTCTTGCATTATACATTATCTCAAGCTCTTTTGTATTGTGGCAGTGGATTACATCAGGGGAGATTTGTTTTAAAATTTGAGCTGTTTTATATAAAAAAAGTGGATTATATCTATTTTGTTCAAAGTCAAATTCCACCAAATTTACACTATCGTTTATATATGGTTTTATCTTCTTTTGTGTTAGCAAAAATACTTCATTGTCTTTTGACATCTCATTACAAATATCCACACAAACCTTTTCAGTCCCAGCAAACTGCACCCAGTGAAGTGTGTGTAAAATTTTCATATCAGCTCTCCATTTTTATAGATATACTCACGCCACTCGTAGCCTTCACTGAAATTTTCATTTTGCAGTGCTTCTATCATAAATTTTGCTACCCTTTTTGCATTTGCTATTTTTAGTGTCTTTTCTTGTCCATTTTTTGCTATATCTTTAAATTTATCGTCTTTCAAATACTCTTTTATTTTATCAAAACAATCATCAGGACTTTCAAAATAAACTATCTCTTTTTTATCCTCATAAAGCTTCCCAAAACCATCTATCCTAGGGCTAAAAGTGCAAACTCCACACCCCATAAACTGCGCCATCCTATCGCTAGCACCTAGTAGCTTCTTTGCATTTTTACTTTCAAGCTCATCATCTCTATTAAAATTTATAGCTATCTTTGCACTATTAACAGCCTCGTGAAACCCACTGCCAAATACATCTTTATTGCCAAGGCTTGCATAAATTTTATGATTTATACCATTGTTTTTGCAAAAATCATCAAGAAGTGTCGCAAATTTATATCTCACATCCTCTTTATAGTCTCTCGCTATATATATCACATCAGTAGTTTTTGCTGTGTCTTGGTGTCTATCAAACGCACCATCTGATATGTTTGGGAAAAATGAAAATTTTGTATCTTTATATTTTAGACTTAGATCTTTTAATGGCAGGGCGTTTGCGTAAAAAAATGTATCCACTTCATTTAAATTATTAAAGAAATTTTGATTTTCTTTTAGATGATCCACGTACCACTGTGCTATTTTTAGATTTGGAAGCTCTTGTTTTATGGTTTTTAGAGTTTGCCTATCTATCTTTTCAGCCTTACCAAGAAGCAAAATATCAGCCTTTAAATTTTTACAAATTTGTATAAGTTTATTATTCATCTTTTTTAAGCCACTATTTTTTATACCTAAAAATCTTAAATTTCGCTCCCAATCTCGGTAGCTAAAGTCATATACAAAGTGTCCATTTTGTATAAGTCCGTGTGATATTTTTCTCTCCATACCATAAAAGAAATTTCCATCATCATATTCGTTAAATATACTACAATGCACTATTTTAAGGCTCATTTTACCTCCTTGTAATACTCTTTTAATTCATATAAATACTTCTCAAAACTAAGTTTTTCTTGCATAGGTTTTGCAAATTTTAAAAACTCATCTTTATAAAAGCCGTAGTTTTCTTTTATCTCTTTTAGTTTTTTATCACATTCGTTTATATCAAATAAAAATTTAGGCTCGAGTATCTCTTTTATCCCGCCAACATCTGTTGATATAAGTAAATTCGAGTAAAATATACCCTCTAAAAGCGTGTTTGGTAGCCCCTCGCTACGCGATGATATGATTTGCATACCTGAGCCATTTAAAATCTCTTTTATATCATCCCTAAAACTTAAAAGCTCGACTTTATCGTTTAATTTTAGACCATTTATGAGATTTTTTAGGTTTTGCTCCTCTTTTCCACTTCCGACAATGTAAAGTTTATACTCAAAATTTAGCTTTGAAACAGAGCTGATAAGCTCAGCAAATCCTTTTATGGGATCAAGCCTACCCACGCTTACCATACTAAACTTATCAGTTAGTTTCTTTGGCACAATATCTATTTTTTTGATACCAAAGTATATGACTTTACTCTCATTTTTTATCGTATTTGCCACCTCTTTTGAAACAGCTAAGACATTTTTGGTTCGGTTAAAAATTTTACCTTTTCTTATAT
This is a stretch of genomic DNA from Campylobacter sp. RM6914. It encodes these proteins:
- a CDS encoding glycosyltransferase; its protein translation is MKILHTLHWVQFAGTEKVCVDICNEMSKDNEVFLLTQKKIKPYINDSVNLVEFDFEQNRYNPLFLYKTAQILKQISPDVIHCHNTKELEIMYNARLFMSKKIPIIATKHTLKAKKRYEKADLCVAILEDTKEILKENSIIIKNGMYEKKTNPMLKLDTFHIVSAARLDPVKGMQTIIKAVSLLDFDFKFSIFGQGEQRAELEKQISDLGLENKVSIVGFVDNLQDYLASCDIQIIASVFEPYGLTAIDGIYYSPLLISTKTGICAQILPDELIFKNTAESLADKLTEIYNNYNHFVDVFAKVKTRKDEYSIEKMVQKYMDAYRGLIK
- a CDS encoding glycosyltransferase, with product MSLKIVHCSIFNEYDDGNFFYGMERKISHGLIQNGHFVYDFSYRDWERNLRFLGIKNSGLKKMNNKLIQICKNLKADILLLGKAEKIDRQTLKTIKQELPNLKIAQWYVDHLKENQNFFNNLNEVDTFFYANALPLKDLSLKYKDTKFSFFPNISDGAFDRHQDTAKTTDVIYIARDYKEDVRYKFATLLDDFCKNNGINHKIYASLGNKDVFGSGFHEAVNSAKIAINFNRDDELESKNAKKLLGASDRMAQFMGCGVCTFSPRIDGFGKLYEDKKEIVYFESPDDCFDKIKEYLKDDKFKDIAKNGQEKTLKIANAKRVAKFMIEALQNENFSEGYEWREYIYKNGELI
- a CDS encoding glycosyltransferase, translated to MKICYFICSNIFGGVENIVINTLNELSKTDEVALITPKNCSFKDKLSKNVKLYEYQSFDKRYNPFLYLEIAKIAKNYELIHTHGAKATQIFYIINKFLNKKFVATKHNIRKGKIFNRTKNVLAVSKEVANTIKNESKVIYFGIKKIDIVPKKLTDKFSMVSVGRLDPIKGFAELISSVSKLNFEYKLYIVGSGKEEQNLKNLINGLKLNDKVELLSFRDDIKEILNGSGMQIISSRSEGLPNTLLEGIFYSNLLISTDVGGIKEILEPKFLFDINECDKKLKEIKENYGFYKDEFLKFAKPMQEKLSFEKYLYELKEYYKEVK